From the Brachyspira suanatina genome, the window GCTTCTAATTTATCTGAATCTGTTTTTACAAAAGCAAATTTTAATGGCTTTCCTGAACTTGAAGTTATACCATCTGTATTTTTTAAATCAAAATAAGATATATTTGATAAATTAAAGTAATTTTCTATAATGGGACTGTAGAAAGCTATTAGATAACCTACATCTCCCTCTTTTCTAATATATTGCCCTTTTAATTTTACTGTATTATTTTCCTGTTCTAATCTAAGGTGATAAAAATTGATTTTCTTTTGAATATTCATAAAACCATAAGAACTTGCAAATATATTAGTATCCTGATTTTTTAATACTCTATTTTTTATATTAAGAGTTAATAGGCATATAGTATCTGGAGCAATATCTTCTAAAGTCTCATTTTTTATAACTAAAGTATTCATAGAATTGATACCATTAGTTATTCTAAATCTAGATTTAATTTGTAATGGTTTCGTTTCTATTAAATCAAAATTAATATTACCTTCTTTATCAATTGGAGGATTTTCTTGCAATTCTTTTAGATTAGTTATGGATTCCCAAACTATTTCACCTTCTAATGAATCATAATAAGTTTCTTCAGTATCAGATACCGTTTTAAAAAATTGATTAATGATACTATAAAGTTTATATAAATTAGTATCTTTTTGATATAGATATAAAAGTACATCTGATTGAAAAGAAAGAACTGATTTAAAAATAATAAAATAATTATCATCTATTTTTTTTATAGCTATTGTTTGTTTTTCACCTGCTATAAAATCTATGGTTTCAGGTATTTCTACTTTAAACTTTGGAAAATCATAAATAGGTTTTTCTTCTGGTTCTGTTGGTATTTCTGGTTCAGTAGGCTCTGTAAATTCTGAATCAAAATCTCCGTTATATGAATCGCTTAACGCTTCTATAGCATCCTGCACAGTTTCTATTACTTTTTCTTTTACTTCTACTTCTGCATTTTTGTCAGGAGTCAAATCGAAAGTTATTATTTCATTTTCTCCTATAGCTGAACCATCCTGATTTGATATCTTTAAATAGTAGGTAGTAGATTCATTATTATATCTAATAAATCCAAACTTTTTAGGCTTTCCTGAACTTGAAGTAATACCGTCAGTATTGATTAGCTCATCCCTGCTGCCTATGATATTAAAATAATTTTCTAATATTGGACTGTAGCATATTAATGAAGCATTATTGATGTATCTATATGCCCCAACAAATTTTATTTTATTTTCATATCTTATTAATTCTAGTCTAAGGAAAGGGTTTTGAAAATTATTGCTAAAAAATATATTTCTGTCTAACCTATTGAATACCCTATTTTTTATATTAAAATAAATATTATAATTACCTTCTTGAATTATTTTACTTGGGTTATCAGGAGCAGGATATTCTTTAGGCATTACAATAAACATCAATGAGTTATTGTAAATAGTAAGATATAATTCAAAATCTTTTTCTCCAATCTGAGATATTATAAACTCTTCTTTATGCAGATTAGAAGTTGTTATATTATCAATAGTAAAGAATTGAGAAAGTACGGAGTACATTCCTGCTAAAGTACGAAATCCATTAATAGATGAAACTATCCCTGCAAATGCCGTGTTACAATAATAATTAGATAATGTGGATGTAGATTTAAATCTATATGTTCCATCGTATTGTTTTTCTATAACTGCAGAATGTTCTTGACTTCCTTTTTCATCAAAAAATCTTATATAATATTTTTCGCTTATATCTAATTTAAACTTCGGAAAATTATATTTTATATATTTAAGCTGAGCATTTTGATTATCAAAGTATATACTAGATGCATTAAGAGAATTATTTGTTATTATTTTATCTAATATATCTTTTAATTCTTTGATATTAGATACAGGAGCTTCATTAGGTTTTCCGCCTTTTAACTTTTCTATATTTGCTATTGTCTGATTATGATCCTCAGCAAATACAATTTCACCATCCTGCAGGGCTGGCACTTCTTTATAGTTTTCAGGTTTTTCTAAAGACATAATAAAGCTCCTGCTTTTAAGATTTTATTTATACAAATAGTAATTACTAGAAACTTGCACATTATACCAGAGCTGCCACTCTCCAATTTTTATAATACTTTCTTGATATCTTTTCATTAAATCTTGTCTGTTTGTAACAGGTTTTATAATAAATATTTTTGGAGGTGTGGATAGAGGTATTTTTACATATTTTACCTGAGCCTGACATGAAGTTAATATCATTAAAATACTTATAAAAATTATTAGATATATTATTAAATGTTTCATGCTCTTTCCTTGTTAGTAATTCTTTGTCTATATTTTTTATCATAGCTTCTGAATTACTAAAACTATTTTGAAGCTTTTTATTTTCATGCATAAATTGTATTTCATTTTGAAGCGTTTCAGTTTGAAGTTCTAAGCCCTTAATATCTTCCTGATACTGAGCAATTTCTTTTTCTTTTTTATGTATTTCACTGTCTTTAGCAGCTATTAATACTATAAAAATAGAAACTATTAAAACCATTATGACTGCTATAATTATTTTTTTATTTATTTTGGATAAAAATCCTGTTATTATTGGAATCATATATACTCCTATTGTTGCTATATTTTTATTGTGTTATTTAGTGAAATAAAGAACAGCTCCGATTATAGTACCCATTGCTGCAATAAATCCAGATATACCAACTACAGCTTTTTGAAACTTATGCAAAGTATCAACAGTAATATTGCCTTCTAAACTTTTCTTTATTTCTTTTAATTCTTCATCTCTTTTAGTTTTATATTCCTGTATTTCAGCTATAAAATCTGTCACATGATTTTCAAGCTTTTCTATTCTTAAATCTATTTTAATAAAATCTTCCGATAAATTATCTAGATATGTATCATAGCTTTTAATATCATTTCTAAGATTTTTAATTTCTTCTCTTACTTCTTCTACTTTATGAATAATACCATTTCCGTTTTTTGTACCGTCTTCATTATATCCTACTTGAAGCTCTAAACGGCTCAATCTTTTTTCTATTTTTTCCAATAGAGCAGTTTTACTTTCTTTACTTGCTGCCATTTAATTTCCTTATTGTTGTTAACACTCCGCACGCTTAAAATTAGATTGTTTATTTTACAATAAACAATCTGCGTGCGTCGTTTTTATTTTTTTACTTTATATTTTTAGTTTTCAGCATTCAATATTTTTAAAATATTATTATACCTTTCTTCTCTGTCTTCAAGTCCATTAAAGCCGCCGTTAATAAGTTTAGTAACACCTTTCACATCTCCTTGACGTGCAAGCAAACCACATCCTTTTTCCTGCCAAAATAATAATGCAATCTCTATAGCATTGTTAGGTTCTTTGGCAAGTTCTGGATTATTAACTAAATCAGCATGTATTTTTTTACCATATTTCTTATAATTATTTTTTCCAGTAAGCTGTATTATTCCTCTGCCTCTATATTTATAGCCTTCATTTTCAGTATTACCTAAACGACCGCCATAAACAAAATTAGCAATAGACTCAGCTCCTTGAAGACATAGTTTTTTAGCATTTTCTAAACTTCCAACTCTTTTTTTGAATACTTCAAAAAGCCTCTGAGGTGTGTATCTAAAACTCTCTTCAAGTTTTTTATAATTATTGCTTTCATGTGTTGTTTGTGCCAAAAACATAGCAGCTTCTTTTGTATCTGTAATGTTATGTTTTTGAAAAGCATTATTTAATGGTAAAAGCCATTTCTTATTTATACCTATTTCATTTAATATATTTTCATTTAGCATAGATTAAGCCTCTTTATTTTTGTTTTGTAATTCATATACTTTTATATATTCAGTTTTTTGTTTCTCTTTTGCTATTTGGAGTGTTACTTCTCTTTGTTTTAATACTTTAATCTCTGTTTCTATATT encodes:
- a CDS encoding glycoside hydrolase family 19 protein — encoded protein: MLNENILNEIGINKKWLLPLNNAFQKHNITDTKEAAMFLAQTTHESNNYKKLEESFRYTPQRLFEVFKKRVGSLENAKKLCLQGAESIANFVYGGRLGNTENEGYKYRGRGIIQLTGKNNYKKYGKKIHADLVNNPELAKEPNNAIEIALLFWQEKGCGLLARQGDVKGVTKLINGGFNGLEDREERYNNILKILNAEN